In a genomic window of Glaciimonas sp. PCH181:
- a CDS encoding phosphatase PAP2 family protein: MWNNSLNLMVINWMGQFNSASAHFNQIVHYMANSDLVKGFPIMGIIWFFWFRDTDPKSNSKRIIVATLIGCVIAVGITRLINNLGPFQPRPIANPALPYHAYIGLSEPKSQALYIWNSFPSDHATLFFSLAMGIFLISKRAGACVFLYVLLFIALPRVYLGLHYTTDILAGALLGTACVALCNRKGIVKLYDAPYQTLLNKYPAAFQAIIFIISTEISLMFYDVRLLGLGIVKYLH, from the coding sequence ATGTGGAATAATTCTTTGAATTTGATGGTGATCAATTGGATGGGACAGTTTAATTCTGCCTCGGCACATTTCAATCAAATCGTCCATTACATGGCCAATTCAGATTTGGTCAAAGGCTTCCCGATCATGGGAATTATTTGGTTTTTCTGGTTCCGGGATACCGATCCAAAATCAAATTCCAAACGGATTATTGTCGCAACGCTGATCGGATGCGTTATCGCCGTCGGCATCACCAGATTAATTAATAATCTAGGACCATTTCAACCCCGTCCCATCGCAAACCCCGCACTTCCCTATCATGCCTATATCGGCTTATCTGAGCCGAAGAGCCAGGCTTTATATATTTGGAATTCTTTCCCAAGCGATCACGCCACCTTATTTTTTAGTCTGGCGATGGGAATATTTCTCATTTCGAAAAGAGCTGGGGCCTGCGTATTTTTATATGTTCTGTTGTTTATTGCGTTACCGCGTGTGTATCTCGGGTTACATTACACGACAGATATTTTAGCAGGCGCTCTTTTAGGAACGGCCTGTGTGGCCCTTTGCAATCGTAAAGGCATAGTCAAACTTTATGATGCGCCATACCAGACATTATTGAATAAATATCCGGCTGCTTTCCAGGCGATCATTTTCATTATCTCTACTGAAATAAGTCTGATGTTTTATGATGTCCGGCTGCTTGGTTTGGGAATTGTGAAATACCTTCATTGA
- the epsL gene encoding XrtB/PEP-CTERM-associated polysaccharide biosynthesis outer membrane protein EpsL: MPIFSCMSTHAATSDLVPTEYIPLPEVLIAPPDAITPYVAYGVNYDNNLLRLPNSATAQAMGIGSSLSDFSRRAEAGVVADERIGQQHLSANLNVAKVDYNRFTALDHLDKNASANWNWHLGNHVEGNVGANYAQGLTPFVDFHLLQANIRTQVNEYIDGSWLFHPSWRVNAGLVHSDLSYDLSSQAPLNNTQNQALLGLDYLAISGSTVGLQLRHIRANFPNPQQDGGLSVANSYDQNELKAKIDWLFSGKTRFHFLGGWVDRKQDAFSVRNFSGFNSRVSADWSPTGKIDLTVAAWREIGAVDDLTTVYSLNRGASFGASWNYSEKIRLVAQYKYEKRDFSHSTDSGLLGTDPNDVLHNMALTLVYKPTLRWEFQLSGSRSTQSSANATGGYTSNAVMLNTRFLF, translated from the coding sequence ATGCCGATTTTTTCATGCATGTCGACCCATGCGGCCACCAGCGATTTGGTGCCTACCGAATACATACCGCTTCCGGAGGTTCTGATTGCGCCGCCCGATGCGATAACCCCTTATGTCGCATACGGCGTTAATTACGATAACAATTTATTGCGATTGCCAAATTCGGCGACTGCGCAAGCGATGGGAATAGGCAGTAGCTTGTCTGATTTTTCGCGTAGAGCGGAAGCCGGTGTGGTGGCCGACGAAAGAATCGGGCAACAACATCTGAGTGCGAATCTGAATGTCGCCAAAGTCGATTACAACCGATTTACGGCACTCGATCATCTGGATAAAAATGCCTCCGCCAATTGGAATTGGCATCTGGGAAATCACGTCGAAGGGAATGTCGGCGCTAATTACGCGCAGGGCCTGACGCCTTTTGTCGATTTCCATTTATTACAAGCAAATATACGTACGCAAGTGAATGAGTACATAGATGGGTCCTGGTTGTTTCACCCCAGCTGGCGTGTCAATGCTGGCTTGGTGCATAGCGATTTATCGTATGACTTAAGCTCGCAGGCGCCACTCAACAATACGCAGAATCAAGCCCTTTTGGGGCTGGATTATCTTGCTATCAGCGGTAGCACCGTCGGTCTGCAACTACGTCATATTCGCGCAAACTTTCCCAACCCTCAGCAGGATGGCGGCTTGTCCGTGGCTAACAGTTACGATCAGAACGAGCTCAAGGCAAAAATAGATTGGCTGTTCAGCGGTAAGACGCGATTTCATTTCCTGGGTGGCTGGGTCGACAGAAAACAAGATGCGTTTTCTGTGCGGAATTTTAGCGGGTTTAATTCTCGTGTATCAGCAGATTGGTCGCCGACAGGAAAAATCGATCTCACCGTTGCGGCATGGCGCGAGATTGGCGCGGTGGATGATCTCACCACAGTCTATTCGTTGAACCGTGGTGCCAGCTTTGGTGCGAGTTGGAATTATTCTGAAAAAATACGTTTAGTAGCGCAATACAAATATGAAAAAAGAGATTTCAGTCATTCGACGGATTCTGGTCTTCTCGGGACCGATCCGAACGATGTTTTACACAATATGGCACTGACGCTGGTCTACAAGCCAACGTTGCGCTGGGAATTTCAATTATCCGGCAGTCGCAGCACCCAAAGTTCAGCCAACGCTACTGGTGGCTACACAAGTAACGCCGTGATGCTGAATACGCGCTTCTTATTTTAA
- a CDS encoding undecaprenyl-phosphate glucose phosphotransferase, with protein sequence MTENDIPLVSFFKRLLDPVIILGLLYLVITVQDELFTGNYLILMILTFFVSSYVYEQIDLYRNLHVGRQLAYAGDIFFGWAIIVVILMLIGQGTGLRDEFSDHVIFMWFALAPFALLLSRMTAYRLVFNFGKDHEVRSAVIIGSNDPGVDLLRRLTLRSNASITMCGFFDDRDQVVRPSGLHCPHLGAIENVGPYVREHKIKTIFICLPMSPHPRMLCLMEELRDTTASIYFVPDIYTFDLIQARLDQVGGVPVIGICETPFIGLRSLVKRGSDIVLATLIQIMLLPVMFVIAIGVKLSSPGPIIFAQRRYGLDGEEIVVYKFRSMGVCEDGAVVNQAKKNDVRVTRFGGFLRRTSLDELPQFINVLQGRMSIVGPRPHAVAHNEMYRKLIKGYMLRHKVKPGITGWAQVNGFRGETDTLDKMRSRIEYDLEYLRNWSLALDLWIIVRTVKEVLKKDNAY encoded by the coding sequence ATGACTGAGAATGATATCCCTCTGGTTTCATTCTTCAAGCGCTTGCTTGATCCGGTCATTATTCTCGGCCTGCTATATCTGGTCATCACGGTACAGGACGAATTGTTTACTGGGAATTATCTGATTTTGATGATTCTCACTTTCTTCGTGTCCTCTTATGTCTATGAACAAATTGACCTGTACCGTAATTTGCACGTTGGAAGACAACTTGCCTATGCCGGAGATATATTTTTTGGATGGGCGATTATTGTCGTTATCCTGATGTTGATAGGGCAGGGTACGGGGCTGCGCGATGAATTTTCCGATCACGTTATATTTATGTGGTTTGCGCTTGCGCCATTCGCGCTTCTATTAAGTCGGATGACCGCTTATCGGCTGGTATTCAATTTTGGAAAAGATCATGAAGTACGCTCGGCAGTGATCATCGGGTCGAATGATCCCGGCGTGGATTTGCTCAGACGCCTTACGTTGCGGAGTAATGCAAGCATCACAATGTGCGGATTTTTCGATGATCGCGATCAGGTCGTCAGACCCTCCGGTTTGCACTGCCCGCATCTCGGGGCGATTGAAAATGTAGGCCCTTATGTGCGTGAACACAAGATTAAGACGATTTTTATCTGTTTGCCAATGTCGCCGCATCCCAGAATGTTATGTCTGATGGAAGAGTTGCGGGATACGACTGCATCAATCTATTTCGTCCCCGATATTTATACCTTTGATTTGATACAGGCGCGTCTCGATCAAGTTGGTGGGGTTCCTGTTATCGGCATTTGCGAGACACCGTTCATCGGCCTGCGCAGTCTGGTAAAGCGCGGCAGCGATATTGTTCTTGCGACGCTGATTCAGATCATGCTATTGCCAGTGATGTTTGTCATTGCGATAGGCGTCAAATTATCTTCTCCGGGGCCGATCATTTTTGCACAGCGCCGTTATGGATTGGATGGCGAAGAAATAGTGGTCTATAAATTCCGCTCGATGGGCGTCTGCGAGGACGGTGCAGTAGTCAATCAGGCGAAGAAAAATGATGTACGAGTGACGCGCTTTGGCGGCTTTCTTCGCCGTACTTCACTCGACGAATTGCCGCAATTTATCAACGTATTGCAAGGCCGTATGAGTATCGTCGGTCCTCGCCCACATGCAGTCGCCCATAACGAAATGTATCGCAAGCTCATCAAGGGTTACATGCTGCGGCACAAGGTCAAGCCCGGCATAACGGGATGGGCGCAGGTGAACGGTTTTCGCGGAGAAACCGATACGCTGGACAAAATGCGATCAAGGATTGAATACGATCTGGAGTATCTGCGCAACTGGTCTCTGGCGCTGGATTTATGGATCATTGTTCGTACCGTCAAAGAAGTGTTGAAGAAAGACAATGCCTATTAG